The following are encoded together in the Labrus mixtus chromosome 2, fLabMix1.1, whole genome shotgun sequence genome:
- the tnip2 gene encoding TNFAIP3-interacting protein 2 isoform X1 — MDNISVNTDNDMVKDRIRSYSTLTSLYHETRQEMELLNKQIYVKDNIIADLKARLGRYEMIYMNVGDNESMHIGPSKSLLDSLCKEICKLKQKRNDVEFKASRQEEEIQRLTMQLREKELELESVRCQPGHEKDQEIQKLRYTLEEKERSEATRAVLCSSLVEEADQLRSQLTATVKVCQELLVRMEKDKKGGGEVEDEAQQRKTKEMTQSSDIGCNNSQIHQLQEENQKLKQRVAYVQGLNTQWQKYDSSREDYIRGLCQRLKETSGQGLIPGIGSASTGLLHHEISRLNGLLEEKMNECERLGREAEETRRQDRERIQTLEQQVLIYVEDFKSERTDRERAQGQMEDLKEQVYQLKRQLHKQQEASRESREVVPMCRVHIGHRIPSRRHKDSSEPLLRSPAEMQKQPAAAASTTTAKPAWSECPGLSELQCPRCLATFSETDATEYLNHCEECAKL; from the exons ATGGATAACATCAGCGTAAACACGGATAACGATATGGTGAAGGACAGAATCCGGAGTTACAGCACGCTCACTTCTCTGTATCATGAGACGCGACAGGAAATGGAGCTTTTGAACAAACAGATCTATGTGAAGGACAATATCATTGCAGATTTAAAAGCGAGGCTGGGGAGGTATGAGATGATCTACATGAACGTGGGAGATAACGAGTCTATGCACATAGGACCCTCCAAGTCTCTGTTGGACAGCCTGTGCAAAGAAATATGCAAACTTAAACAGAAGAGAAACGATGTGGAGTTCAAGGCATCTCGCCAAGAAGAG GAGATCCAGCGTCTAACCATGCAGCTCAGAGAGAAGGAGCTGGAACTAGAAAGTGTCAGGTGTCAGCCGGGCCACGAGAAGGACCAGGAGATCCAGAAGCTGCGCTACACCCTTGAGGAGAAGGAGCGGTCAGAGGCGACCAGAGCCGTACTCTGCTCGTCCCTGGTCGAAGAGGCGGACCAGCTGCGCAGCCAGCTCACAGCAACGGTGAAGGTGTGCCAGGAGCTGCTGGTCAGAATGGAGAAAGACAagaaggggggaggagaggtTGAGGATGAGGCTCAGCAGCGAAAAACTAAGGAG ATGACACAGTCCTCTGATATTGGCTGTAACAACTCCCAAATCCATCAACTTCAGGAGGAAAATCAAAAGCTAAAGCAGCGTGTAGCATAT gTACAAGGTCTGAATACTCAGTGGCAAAAGTACGATTCCAGCAGGGAGGACTACATCAGAGGATTGTGTCAGAGGTTGAAGGAGACCTCTGGGCAGGGCTTGATTCCTGGGATCGGCTCTGCAAGCACAGGGTTGCTTCATCATGAAATTTCCAGGCTCAACGGCTTACTAGAAGAGAAGATGAATGAGTGTGAGCGGCTTGGGAGAGAagcagaggagacaaggaggcaAGATCGAGAGCGCATCCAGACTCTGGAGCAGCAG GTTCTAATCTATGTAGAGGACTTTAAGTCTGAGCGTACTGACAGAGAGCGAGCACAGGGCCAGATGGAAGATCTGAAGGAGCAGGTTTATCAGTTAAAACGACAGCTACACAAACAG CAGGAAGCCAGCAGGGAGAGCAGAGAAGTGGTTCCCATGTGTCGTGTGCACATAGGACACAGAATCCCCTCGAGGCGACACAAGGACTCTTCAGAGCCTTTATTAAGGAGCCCTGCTGAGATGCAGAaacagcctgcagcagcagcatcaacaacaacagcaaaaccTGCCTGGAGCGAATGCCCGGGCCTGTCAGAGTTGCAGTGCCCGCGCTGCCTCGCCACATTCAGTGAAACAGACGCAACAGAGTACCTGAACCATTGTGAGGAGTGTGCCAAACTATAA
- the tnip2 gene encoding TNFAIP3-interacting protein 2 isoform X2: MDNISVNTDNDMVKDRIRSYSTLTSLYHETRQEMELLNKQIYVKDNIIADLKARLGRYEMIYMNVGDNESMHIGPSKSLLDSLCKEICKLKQKRNDVEFKASRQEEEIQRLTMQLREKELELESVRCQPGHEKDQEIQKLRYTLEEKERSEATRAVLCSSLVEEADQLRSQLTATVKVCQELLVRMEKDKKGGGEVEDEAQQRKTKEMTQSSDIGCNNSQIHQLQEENQKLKQRVAYVQGLNTQWQKYDSSREDYIRGLCQRLKETSGQGLIPGIGSASTGLLHHEISRLNGLLEEKMNECERLGREAEETRRQDRERIQTLEQQVLIYVEDFKSERTDRERAQGQMEDLKEQVYQLKRQLHKQEASRESREVVPMCRVHIGHRIPSRRHKDSSEPLLRSPAEMQKQPAAAASTTTAKPAWSECPGLSELQCPRCLATFSETDATEYLNHCEECAKL, from the exons ATGGATAACATCAGCGTAAACACGGATAACGATATGGTGAAGGACAGAATCCGGAGTTACAGCACGCTCACTTCTCTGTATCATGAGACGCGACAGGAAATGGAGCTTTTGAACAAACAGATCTATGTGAAGGACAATATCATTGCAGATTTAAAAGCGAGGCTGGGGAGGTATGAGATGATCTACATGAACGTGGGAGATAACGAGTCTATGCACATAGGACCCTCCAAGTCTCTGTTGGACAGCCTGTGCAAAGAAATATGCAAACTTAAACAGAAGAGAAACGATGTGGAGTTCAAGGCATCTCGCCAAGAAGAG GAGATCCAGCGTCTAACCATGCAGCTCAGAGAGAAGGAGCTGGAACTAGAAAGTGTCAGGTGTCAGCCGGGCCACGAGAAGGACCAGGAGATCCAGAAGCTGCGCTACACCCTTGAGGAGAAGGAGCGGTCAGAGGCGACCAGAGCCGTACTCTGCTCGTCCCTGGTCGAAGAGGCGGACCAGCTGCGCAGCCAGCTCACAGCAACGGTGAAGGTGTGCCAGGAGCTGCTGGTCAGAATGGAGAAAGACAagaaggggggaggagaggtTGAGGATGAGGCTCAGCAGCGAAAAACTAAGGAG ATGACACAGTCCTCTGATATTGGCTGTAACAACTCCCAAATCCATCAACTTCAGGAGGAAAATCAAAAGCTAAAGCAGCGTGTAGCATAT gTACAAGGTCTGAATACTCAGTGGCAAAAGTACGATTCCAGCAGGGAGGACTACATCAGAGGATTGTGTCAGAGGTTGAAGGAGACCTCTGGGCAGGGCTTGATTCCTGGGATCGGCTCTGCAAGCACAGGGTTGCTTCATCATGAAATTTCCAGGCTCAACGGCTTACTAGAAGAGAAGATGAATGAGTGTGAGCGGCTTGGGAGAGAagcagaggagacaaggaggcaAGATCGAGAGCGCATCCAGACTCTGGAGCAGCAG GTTCTAATCTATGTAGAGGACTTTAAGTCTGAGCGTACTGACAGAGAGCGAGCACAGGGCCAGATGGAAGATCTGAAGGAGCAGGTTTATCAGTTAAAACGACAGCTACACAAACAG GAAGCCAGCAGGGAGAGCAGAGAAGTGGTTCCCATGTGTCGTGTGCACATAGGACACAGAATCCCCTCGAGGCGACACAAGGACTCTTCAGAGCCTTTATTAAGGAGCCCTGCTGAGATGCAGAaacagcctgcagcagcagcatcaacaacaacagcaaaaccTGCCTGGAGCGAATGCCCGGGCCTGTCAGAGTTGCAGTGCCCGCGCTGCCTCGCCACATTCAGTGAAACAGACGCAACAGAGTACCTGAACCATTGTGAGGAGTGTGCCAAACTATAA
- the sfrp2 gene encoding secreted frizzled-related protein 2, producing the protein MRAFVSTVTVLLVITFPCMEAIHGLYNFGQHEFFPKKNNCKPIPANFLLCHDIEYTEMRLPNLLGHETMNEVLQQASSWIPLVRRQCNPDTRKFLCSLFAPVCLDDLDEPIQPCRSLCESVKNGCEPVMSAFGFPWPSMLDCNRFPLDNDLCIPPAGMETFAPATKEAPRVCDACKETDENDNEIVDNLCKNDFALKIKVKEIFYINGDTKIVPETKSKTIYKLNGVTERDLRKTVLWLKDGLQCVCEEMNDINAAYLVMGQKMDGELVITSLKRWQKGQREFKRITRSIRKLQC; encoded by the exons ATGAGAGCTTTTGTCTCTACAGTGACCGTTTTGTTGGTAATAACATTCCCCTGCATGGAAGCTATCCACGGATTATACAATTTTGGCCAGCATGAATTCTTCCCCAAAAAGAACAACTGCAAGCCAATCCCTGCAAACTTCCTCCTGTGCCACGATATCGAGTACACAGAGATGCGTCTCCCAAACCTGCTCGGACACGAAACCATGAACGAGGTTCTGCAGCAAGCTTCGTCCTGGATCCCGCTGGTACGGAGGCAGTGCAACCCCGACACGAGAAAGTTCCTCTGCTCGCTTTTCGCTCCCGTGTGTCTGGATGACTTGGACGAGCCCATCCAGCCGTGCAGATCTCTGTGCGAGAGCGTCAAGAACGGATGCGAGCCCGTGATGTCCGCGTTTGGGTTCCCGTGGCCGAGTATGTTGGACTGCAACCGATTCCCACTCGATAATGACTTGTGCATTCCGCCTGCAGGCATGGAGACCTTTGCACCAGCCACTAAAGAAG CGCCAAGAGTGTGCGACGCTTGCAAGGAAACAGATGAAAACGACAACGAAATTGTTGACAATCTTTGCAAAAATGACTTTG CCCTGAAGATCAAAGTGAAGGAGATCTTCTACATTAACGGAGACACCAAGATAGTGCCAGAGACCAAGAGCAAGACCATCTACAAGCTGAACGGCGTGACGGAGCGCGACCTGAGGAAGACCGTGCTGTGGCTGAAGGAcggcctgcagtgtgtgtgcgagGAGATGAACGACATCAATGCCGCCTACCTGGTCATGGGCCAGAAGATGGACGGAGAGCTGGTCATCACGTCTCTCAAGCGATGGCAGAAGGGACAGCGGGAGTTCAAGAGGATTACTCGCAGTATCCGCAAGCTGCAGTGCTAG